A part of Lacinutrix sp. 5H-3-7-4 genomic DNA contains:
- a CDS encoding Ig-like domain-containing protein, with translation MDDGTVDLDPNTPGQQGTFTVPGEGTYTDNGDGTVTFDPEPDFDGVSTINYTVNDNDGNVSNTAPITVTVEDAPVALDDTGSSTAPVSDTNTVSVNVVSNDTDSDGTIDVSTVDLDPSTAGIQDTFTNVDGTYTVDANGVVTFDPNAGLTTDPTPITYTVNDNDGNTSNEASITITYGEGPVALGDSATTGSDEDVVIDITLNDTDGDGTIDDGTVDLDPNTPGQQGTFTVPGEGTYTDNGDGTVTFDPEPDFDGVSTINYTVNDNDGNVSNTAPITVTVEDAPVALDDTGSSTAPVSDANTVSVNVVSNDTDSDGTIDVSTVDLDPSTAGIQDTFTNVDGTYTVDANGVVTFDPNAGLTTDPTPITYTVNDNDGNTSNEASITITYGEGPVALGDSATTGSDEDVVIDITLNDTDGDGTIDDGTVDLDPNTPGQQGTFTVPGEGTYTDNGDGTVTFDPEPDFDGVSTINYTVNDNDGNVSNTAPITVTVEDAPVALDDTGSSTAPVSDANTVSVNVVSNDTDSDGTIDVSTVDLDPSTAGIQDTFTNVDGTYTVDANGVVTFDPNAGLTTDPTPITYTVNDNDGNTSNEASITITYGEGPVALGDSATTGSDEDVVIDITLK, from the coding sequence ATAGACGATGGAACAGTAGATTTAGATCCAAACACACCTGGTCAACAAGGCACTTTCACCGTACCAGGAGAAGGAACGTATACGGATAATGGCGATGGAACAGTAACATTTGATCCAGAACCAGATTTTGATGGAGTAAGCACAATCAATTATACCGTAAATGATAACGATGGCAATGTTTCTAACACAGCACCAATTACAGTAACAGTAGAAGATGCACCAGTAGCTTTAGATGATACGGGATCAAGTACAGCACCAGTAAGTGATACTAATACAGTATCAGTAAATGTTGTGTCCAACGATACTGATAGTGACGGAACAATCGATGTAAGTACAGTAGATTTAGATCCATCAACAGCAGGAATCCAAGACACCTTTACCAATGTAGACGGCACGTATACAGTAGATGCTAATGGCGTTGTGACTTTTGATCCAAACGCAGGATTAACAACAGACCCAACACCAATTACTTATACCGTAAATGATAATGATGGTAACACATCAAATGAAGCTAGTATCACTATAACTTATGGAGAAGGCCCAGTAGCATTAGGAGATAGTGCAACAACGGGATCAGATGAAGATGTTGTAATCGATATCACGTTAAATGATACAGATGGAGACGGAACAATAGACGATGGAACAGTAGATTTAGATCCAAACACACCAGGTCAACAAGGAACTTTCACCGTACCAGGAGAAGGAACGTATACGGATAATGGCGATGGAACAGTAACATTTGATCCAGAACCAGATTTTGATGGAGTAAGCACAATCAATTATACCGTAAATGATAACGATGGCAATGTTTCTAATACAGCACCAATTACAGTAACAGTAGAAGATGCACCAGTAGCTTTAGATGATACGGGATCAAGTACAGCACCAGTAAGTGATGCTAATACAGTATCAGTAAATGTTGTGTCCAACGATACTGATAGTGACGGAACAATCGATGTAAGTACAGTAGATTTAGATCCATCAACAGCAGGAATCCAAGACACCTTTACCAATGTAGACGGCACGTATACAGTAGATGCTAACGGCGTTGTGACTTTTGATCCAAACGCAGGATTAACAACAGACCCAACACCAATTACTTATACCGTAAATGATAATGATGGTAACACATCAAATGAAGCTAGTATCACCATAACTTATGGAGAAGGCCCAGTAGCATTAGGAGATAGTGCAACAACGGGATCAGATGAAGATGTTGTAATCGATATCACGTTAAATGATACAGATGGAGACGGAACAATTGACGATGGAACAGTAGATTTAGATCCAAACACACCAGGTCAACAAGGAACCTTCACCGTACCAGGCGAAGGAACGTATACGGATAATGGAGATGGAACAGTAACATTTGATCCAGAACCAGATTTTGATGGAGTAAGCACAATCAATTATACCGTAAATGATAACGATGGCAATGTTTCTAATACAGCACCAATTACAGTAACAGTAGAAGATGCACCAGTAGCTTTAGATGATACGGGATCAAGTACAGCACCAGTAAGTGATGCTAATACAGTATCAGTAAATGTTGTATCAAACGATACTGATAGTGACGGAACAATCGATGTAAGTACAGTAGATTTAGATCCATCAACAGCAGGAATCCAAGACACCTTTACCAATGTAGACGGCACGTATACAGTAGATGCTAATGGCGTTGTGACCTTTGATCCAAATGCAGGATTAACAACAGACCCAACACCAATTACTTATACCGTAAATGATAATGATGGTAACACATCAAATGAAGCTAGTATCACCATAACTTATGGAGAAGGCCCAGTAGCATTAGGAGATAGTGCAACAACGGGATCAGATGAAGATGTTGTAATCGATATCACGTTAAAATGA
- a CDS encoding Ig-like domain-containing protein translates to MTDCEETTGIDDPSTVNVPVGVTDPSDACDPIEGSDLTDSDGDGLTDCEETTGNDNPNTVGVPVGITDPNNPCDPFTDGSGCTPIAVDDNASTTPDTNVTFPITDNDSDPSAGGSIDVTSVDLDPNTPGQQGTFTVPGEGTYTDNGDGTVTFDPEPGFTGVSTPIDYTVNDNDGNPSNIATITVTVASCPSPIDSDGDGLTDCEETTGIDDPSTVNVPVGVTDPSDACDPIEGSDLTDSDGNGLTDCEETTGNDNPNTAGVPVGITDPNNPCDPFTDGSGCTPIAVDDNASTTPDTNVTFPITDNDSDPSAGGSIDVTSVDLDPNTPGQQGTFTVPGEGTYTDNGDGTVTFDPEPGFTGVATPIDYTVNDNDGNPSNIATVTVTVASCPSPIDSDGDGLTDCEETTGIDDPSTVNVPVGVTDPSDACDPIEGSDLTDSDGDGLTDCEETTGNDNPNTAGVPVGITDPNNPCDPFTDGSGCTPIAVDDNASTTPDTNVTFPITDNDSDPSAGGSIDVTSVDLDPNTPGQQGTFTVPGEGTYTDNGDGTVTFDPEPGFTGVATPIDYTVNDNDGNPSNIATITVTVQTNPIAEDDESLNNTVNTAVTVPVILDNGNGPDSDADGTIDVTTISIITAGAIDNTGDGDNDTLVVPGEGTWVLDESGNITFTPEPGFTGDPTPISYTVDDNDGNTSNQATVTITYSANPIAEDDSSLDNTIGSPVTVIVTADNGNGADNDLDGIVDASTVSITTPGATDTTGDGDNDTLVVPGEGTWTVDESGNLTFTPEPGFVGNPTPITYTIEDNEGNVSNEATVVITYGDVDSDGDGVLDSDEVLNGTDPLDPCDYNVTDITEVQTEPFLSLDCDGDGVSNGDEVLDGTDPLNFCEFVTTNVTLPQSLEFFNGDCDNDNVPNGIEFPLGDTDGDGTPNWLDTDDDNDGVDTINEDYEDVDLGDGEVDPIGDNDPTNDDTDQDGIPDYLDVDDDGDGILTTNESPDPNNDGIGFGGDSVDSDGDALPDYLDINNASPSEDDLEVFNAVTPNGDGDNDVFIIRNIELYPDNTLEIYNRWGVIVYSTEGYGQNGKFFKGESNGRVTIQKEEQLPVGTYFYVLNYKKGSEDKSRAGYLYIQR, encoded by the coding sequence TTGACAGACTGTGAGGAAACGACAGGAATAGATGATCCAAGTACAGTAAATGTACCAGTAGGCGTAACGGATCCATCAGATGCATGTGATCCAATAGAAGGTAGTGATTTAACAGATAGTGATGGCGATGGATTAACAGACTGTGAGGAAACAACAGGAAACGATAATCCAAATACAGTTGGAGTACCAGTAGGGATAACCGATCCAAACAATCCATGTGATCCATTTACAGACGGATCAGGATGTACACCAATAGCAGTAGATGATAATGCAAGTACAACACCAGATACGAATGTTACTTTCCCAATTACAGATAATGATTCAGATCCAAGTGCAGGCGGAAGTATAGATGTTACAAGTGTAGATTTAGATCCAAACACACCAGGTCAACAAGGAACCTTTACCGTACCAGGCGAAGGAACGTATACGGATAATGGCGATGGAACAGTAACATTTGATCCGGAACCAGGCTTTACAGGCGTATCAACACCAATCGATTACACTGTAAACGATAATGACGGTAACCCATCAAACATAGCAACTATAACAGTAACAGTAGCTTCATGTCCATCACCAATAGATAGTGACGGCGATGGGTTGACAGACTGTGAGGAAACGACAGGAATAGATGATCCAAGTACAGTAAATGTACCAGTAGGCGTAACGGATCCATCAGACGCATGTGATCCAATAGAAGGTAGTGATTTAACAGATAGTGATGGCAATGGATTAACAGACTGTGAGGAAACAACAGGAAACGATAATCCAAATACAGCTGGAGTACCAGTAGGGATAACCGATCCAAACAATCCATGTGATCCATTTACAGACGGATCAGGATGTACACCAATAGCAGTAGATGATAATGCAAGTACAACACCAGATACGAATGTTACTTTCCCAATCACAGATAATGATTCAGATCCAAGTGCAGGCGGAAGTATAGATGTTACAAGTGTAGATTTAGATCCAAACACACCAGGTCAACAAGGAACTTTTACCGTACCAGGCGAAGGAACGTATACGGATAATGGCGATGGAACAGTAACATTTGATCCGGAACCAGGCTTTACAGGCGTAGCAACACCAATCGATTACACTGTAAACGATAATGACGGTAACCCATCAAACATAGCAACTGTAACAGTAACAGTAGCTTCATGTCCATCACCAATAGATAGTGACGGCGATGGGTTGACAGACTGTGAGGAAACGACAGGAATAGATGATCCAAGTACAGTAAATGTACCAGTAGGCGTAACGGATCCATCAGACGCATGTGATCCAATAGAAGGTAGTGATTTAACAGATAGTGATGGCGATGGATTAACAGACTGTGAGGAAACAACAGGAAACGATAATCCAAATACAGCTGGAGTACCAGTAGGGATAACCGATCCAAACAATCCATGTGATCCATTTACAGACGGATCAGGATGTACACCAATAGCAGTAGATGATAATGCAAGTACAACACCAGATACGAATGTTACTTTCCCAATTACAGATAATGATTCAGATCCAAGTGCAGGCGGAAGTATAGATGTTACAAGTGTAGATTTAGATCCAAACACACCAGGTCAACAAGGAACCTTTACCGTACCAGGCGAAGGAACGTATACGGATAATGGTGATGGAACAGTAACATTTGATCCAGAACCAGGCTTTACAGGCGTAGCAACACCAATCGATTACACTGTAAACGATAATGACGGTAACCCATCAAACATAGCAACTATAACAGTAACAGTTCAAACAAATCCTATTGCAGAAGATGATGAAAGTTTAAATAACACTGTAAATACAGCTGTAACTGTACCTGTTATTTTAGATAATGGAAATGGACCAGATTCAGATGCAGACGGAACGATAGATGTTACAACTATAAGTATTATAACAGCAGGAGCTATAGATAATACAGGAGACGGAGATAATGATACATTAGTCGTACCAGGTGAAGGTACATGGGTTTTAGATGAGAGTGGAAATATAACATTTACTCCTGAACCAGGTTTTACAGGTGATCCAACTCCAATATCATATACTGTTGATGATAATGATGGAAATACCTCAAATCAAGCAACTGTAACAATTACTTATTCAGCAAATCCAATAGCAGAAGACGACAGTAGCTTAGATAATACTATAGGTTCTCCAGTTACAGTAATTGTTACTGCAGATAATGGAAATGGAGCAGATAATGATTTAGATGGTATTGTTGATGCTAGTACAGTTTCAATAACAACACCAGGAGCTACAGATACTACTGGAGATGGAGATAATGACACATTAGTTGTACCAGGTGAAGGAACTTGGACAGTTGATGAAAGTGGAAACTTAACATTTACACCAGAACCTGGTTTTGTTGGTAACCCAACACCTATTACATATACTATAGAAGATAATGAAGGTAACGTTTCCAATGAAGCAACTGTAGTTATAACATATGGAGATGTAGATTCAGATGGAGATGGTGTTTTAGATAGTGATGAAGTTTTAAATGGTACAGATCCATTAGATCCATGTGATTATAATGTTACAGATATTACAGAAGTACAAACAGAACCATTTTTATCTCTAGATTGTGATGGTGATGGAGTGTCTAATGGAGACGAAGTTCTAGATGGTACAGACCCATTAAATTTCTGTGAATTTGTGACAACTAATGTAACTTTACCTCAATCATTAGAATTCTTTAATGGAGATTGTGATAACGATAACGTACCAAATGGAATTGAATTTCCTTTAGGAGATACAGATGGAGATGGAACACCAAACTGGTTAGATACAGATGATGATAATGATGGTGTAGATACTATTAATGAAGATTATGAAGATGTAGATTTAGGAGATGGAGAAGTTGATCCAATTGGAGATAACGATCCAACTAATGATGATACAGATCAAGACGGTATTCCAGATTATTTAGATGTAGATGATGATGGAGATGGAATTTTAACAACAAATGAAAGTCCAGATCCTAATAATGATGGTATTGGTTTTGGTGGAGATTCAGTAGATAGTGATGGCGATGCGCTTCCAGATTATTTAGATATAAATAACGCTTCACCTTCTGAAGATGATTTAGAAGTATTTAATGCAGTAACACCAAATGGCGATGGAGATAATGATGTATTTATAATTAGAAACATAGAATTATATCCAGACAATACTCTTGAAATTTATAATAGATGGGGAGTTATAGTATACTCTACAGAAGGTTATGGACAAAATGGAAAATTCTTTAAAGGAGAATCTAACGGAAGAGTTACGATTCAAAAAGAAGAGCAATTACCAGTAGGTACTTATTTCTATGTTCTTAACTATAAAAAAGGTTCTGAAGATAAATCTAGAGCTGGATATTTATACATTCAACGTTAA
- the idi gene encoding isopentenyl-diphosphate Delta-isomerase, with protein MIEEKVILVNEKDEQIGLMPKMEAHEKALLHRAFSVFVFNDDNELMLQQRALDKYHSPGLWTNTCCSHQREGESNLAAGKRRLQEEMGFETELEEKTSFIYKAPFDNGLTEHELDHIMVGTYNKEPNINKSEVAAWKWMPLEAVKTDIVQQPEIYTAWFKIIFDKFYTFINTSNESNGK; from the coding sequence ATGATAGAAGAAAAAGTAATTTTAGTAAACGAAAAAGACGAACAAATAGGTTTAATGCCTAAAATGGAAGCGCACGAGAAAGCTTTGTTACATCGCGCATTTTCAGTTTTTGTATTTAATGATGATAATGAATTAATGCTACAACAAAGAGCGTTAGATAAGTACCATTCACCAGGTTTATGGACAAATACATGTTGCAGTCACCAAAGAGAAGGAGAAAGCAACTTAGCCGCGGGAAAACGACGTTTACAAGAAGAAATGGGCTTTGAAACAGAACTTGAAGAAAAAACCTCTTTTATATACAAAGCACCTTTTGATAATGGCTTAACAGAACATGAACTAGATCACATTATGGTAGGTACATATAACAAAGAACCTAATATAAATAAAAGTGAAGTAGCTGCCTGGAAATGGATGCCGTTAGAAGCTGTGAAAACAGATATTGTACAGCAACCAGAAATATATACAGCATGGTTTAAAATTATATTTGATAAATTTTATACATTCATAAACACATCAAATGAAAGTAACGGTAAGTAG
- a CDS encoding type IX secretion system membrane protein PorP/SprF: MKNRILILVILISSIFALEGTAQQDAQYTQYMYNTISVNPAYAGSRDVISIAGLYRTQWVGLDGAPDTQTFNIHSPIGDSKKVGLGLSIVNDNIGPTHETYFDIDFSYTVNTSEEGRLSFGVKGGGHLLDVAYSELNQYTSDPLLQSDIKNRFSPNVGAGVYYRKGDRWYVGLSAPNLLETTHFEESSLSEAKEKINLYLIGGYVFDINQDLKLKPAVLFKGVQGAPLQADLTVNALLKEKLTLGLAYRWSAAFSALVGYQFTDKIMLGVAYDRETTELGNTQFEQGSYEVFLRFEIFQNQKILSPRFF; the protein is encoded by the coding sequence ATGAAAAATAGAATATTAATTTTAGTAATCCTTATTAGTTCTATCTTCGCTTTAGAAGGTACTGCACAACAGGACGCTCAGTACACACAGTATATGTATAATACTATTAGTGTAAATCCTGCTTATGCTGGATCGAGAGATGTAATTAGTATAGCAGGCTTGTATAGAACGCAATGGGTAGGTTTAGATGGCGCACCAGATACTCAAACCTTTAATATACATTCACCAATTGGAGATAGTAAAAAAGTAGGATTAGGATTATCAATTGTAAACGATAATATTGGTCCTACACACGAAACATATTTCGATATTGATTTTTCATATACAGTTAATACTTCAGAGGAAGGTAGACTTTCTTTTGGTGTAAAAGGAGGAGGGCATTTACTGGATGTAGCTTATTCTGAATTAAATCAATATACATCAGACCCATTATTACAATCAGATATTAAAAATAGATTTTCACCTAACGTAGGAGCAGGAGTTTACTATCGTAAAGGTGACAGATGGTATGTAGGTTTATCTGCACCAAATTTATTAGAAACAACACATTTTGAGGAGTCTTCTCTTTCTGAAGCTAAAGAGAAAATAAACCTATATTTAATAGGTGGTTATGTATTTGATATTAACCAAGATTTAAAATTAAAACCAGCTGTTTTATTCAAAGGTGTTCAAGGTGCTCCTTTACAAGCAGACTTAACAGTTAATGCATTATTAAAAGAAAAATTAACACTAGGTTTAGCTTATAGATGGAGTGCAGCATTTAGTGCTTTAGTTGGGTATCAATTTACAGATAAAATTATGTTAGGTGTTGCTTACGATAGGGAAACTACAGAGTTAGGTAATACTCAATTTGAGCAAGGCTCTTACGAAGTCTTTTTAAGATTCGAAATTTTCCAAAACCAAAAAATATTATCACCAAGATTCTTCTAA
- a CDS encoding 6-carboxytetrahydropterin synthase: MKVTVSRRAHFNAAHRLYRKDWSETKNNAVFGKCNNPNYHGHNYELIASVTGNIDQETGYVIDMKVLKQIIKTEIEDAFDHKNLNLDVPEFKTLNPTAENIVVIIYNKIKAKLESHLDLEITLYETPRNFVTYSG, encoded by the coding sequence ATGAAAGTAACGGTAAGTAGACGAGCACACTTTAACGCAGCGCATAGGTTATATAGAAAAGATTGGAGCGAGACTAAAAATAACGCTGTTTTTGGTAAATGCAATAATCCCAATTACCATGGGCATAATTATGAGTTAATAGCGAGTGTTACCGGCAACATAGACCAAGAAACAGGTTATGTAATAGATATGAAAGTATTAAAGCAGATTATTAAAACTGAAATTGAAGATGCTTTCGACCATAAAAACCTAAATTTAGATGTGCCTGAATTTAAAACACTAAATCCCACAGCCGAAAATATTGTTGTAATAATATATAATAAGATTAAAGCTAAATTAGAATCCCATCTAGACCTTGAAATAACACTTTACGAAACACCTCGTAATTTTGTAACGTATTCTGGTTAA
- a CDS encoding Ig-like domain-containing protein, whose translation MDDGTVDLDPNTPGQQGTFTVPGEGTYTDNGDGTVTFDPEPDFDGVSTINYTVNDNDGNVSNTAPITVTVEDAPVALDDTGSSTAPVSDANTVSVNVVSNDTDSDGTIDVSTVDLDPSTAGIQDTFTNVDGTYTVDANGVVTFDPNAGLTTDPTPITYTVNDNDGNTSNEASITITYGEGPVALGDSATTGSDEDVVIDITLNDTDGDGTIDDGTVDLDPNTPGQQGTFTVPGEGTYTDNGDGTVTFDPEPDFDGVSTINYTVNDNDGNVSNTAPITVTVEDAPVALDDTGSSTAPVSDANTVSVNVVSNDTDSDGTIDVSTVDLDPSTAGIQDTFTNVDGTYTVDANGVVTFDPNAGLTTDPTPITYTVNDNDGNTSNEASITITYGEGPVALGDSATTGSDEDVVIDITLNDTDGDGTIEQ comes from the coding sequence ATAGACGATGGAACAGTAGATTTAGATCCAAACACACCAGGTCAACAAGGAACTTTCACCGTACCAGGCGAAGGAACGTATACGGATAATGGCGATGGAACAGTAACATTTGATCCAGAACCAGATTTTGATGGAGTAAGCACAATCAATTATACCGTAAATGATAACGATGGCAATGTTTCTAATACAGCACCAATTACAGTAACAGTAGAAGATGCACCAGTAGCTTTAGATGATACGGGATCAAGTACAGCACCAGTAAGTGATGCTAATACAGTATCAGTAAATGTTGTATCAAACGATACGGATAGTGACGGAACAATCGATGTAAGTACAGTAGATTTAGATCCATCAACAGCAGGAATCCAAGACACCTTTACCAATGTAGACGGCACGTATACAGTAGATGCTAACGGCGTTGTGACTTTTGATCCAAACGCAGGATTAACAACAGACCCAACACCAATTACTTATACCGTAAATGATAATGATGGTAACACATCAAATGAAGCTAGTATCACTATAACTTATGGAGAAGGCCCAGTAGCATTAGGAGATAGTGCAACAACGGGATCAGATGAAGATGTTGTAATCGATATCACGTTAAATGATACAGATGGAGACGGAACAATTGATGATGGAACAGTAGATTTAGATCCAAACACACCAGGTCAACAAGGAACTTTCACCGTACCAGGAGAAGGAACGTATACGGATAATGGCGATGGAACAGTAACATTTGATCCAGAACCAGATTTTGATGGAGTAAGCACAATCAATTATACCGTAAATGATAACGATGGCAATGTTTCTAATACAGCACCAATTACAGTAACAGTAGAAGATGCACCAGTAGCTTTAGATGATACGGGATCAAGTACAGCACCAGTAAGTGATGCTAATACAGTATCAGTAAATGTTGTATCAAACGATACTGATAGTGACGGAACAATCGATGTAAGTACAGTAGATTTAGATCCATCAACAGCAGGAATCCAAGACACCTTTACCAATGTAGACGGCACGTATACAGTAGATGCTAACGGCGTTGTGACTTTTGATCCAAACGCAGGATTAACAACAGACCCAACACCAATTACTTATACCGTAAATGATAATGATGGTAACACATCAAATGAAGCTAGTATCACCATAACTTATGGAGAAGGTCCAGTAGCATTAGGAGATAGTGCAACAACGGGATCAGATGAAGATGTTGTAATCGATATCACGTTAAATGATACAGATGGAGACGGAACAATAGAACAGTAG
- a CDS encoding OmpA family protein, translating to MKNRIYIVLAILALTFNTAFSQEDGKVNASVDKEYNNLKYKEAIRELSKLVKDGNNSPEVLAKLANAYYFNVEMEEAAKWYGELLAQDTAIDFEYYYRYAMALKAAGKYEDANKYLKKFAVLKPNDSRSKKYLESPDYLTTIDKISGDFVIENLEFNSRFSDFGTSFYKDGIVFASSRGDGRLYKWNEQPFLDLFYAANDTLEPKRFSEKINTKFHESSTTFTNDGKTIYFTRNNYINGKKRKSSDKVVGLKIYKATLNDKGEWTNVESMPFNNDEYNVAHPALSLDNKKLYFASDMPGTKGKSDLFVVDILENGEYGEPKNLGEEINTEGRENFPYISNNGTLYFSSDGHPGLGGLDVFYANLEGNRKTVANLGKPINSSRDDFEFIIDEFTNLGYLTSNRYNGKGDDDIYKFQRQVCNQLIAGTVVDKNTNQVIPDATVIVYNSENKEVYRFNSDQNGAFSYNSDCKKGTYKAVASKEGYEPEELKYSIDPEIKLDLALKLNLTPEKRAAEVGTDLFVLLDLNPIYFDFDKSYIRPDAQVELQKVINYLNEYPSVSIDVQSHTDSRGRDAYNKSLSQRRNTSTKNWIIEKGKISKSRISGRGYGETQLVNRCSNGVKCSEEEHQQNRRSMFIVTKN from the coding sequence ATGAAAAATAGAATTTATATAGTATTAGCCATATTAGCTTTAACTTTTAATACTGCTTTTTCTCAAGAAGATGGAAAAGTAAATGCAAGCGTTGATAAAGAATACAATAATTTAAAATACAAAGAAGCTATTAGAGAACTGTCTAAACTTGTAAAAGATGGTAATAATAGTCCAGAAGTATTAGCAAAATTAGCAAATGCATATTATTTTAATGTAGAAATGGAAGAAGCTGCAAAGTGGTATGGAGAATTATTAGCTCAAGATACAGCCATAGATTTTGAATATTACTATAGATATGCAATGGCTTTAAAAGCAGCAGGTAAATATGAAGATGCCAATAAGTATTTAAAAAAGTTTGCAGTATTAAAACCAAATGATTCAAGATCAAAAAAATATTTAGAATCACCAGATTATCTTACAACAATAGATAAGATTTCAGGTGATTTTGTAATTGAAAACTTAGAGTTTAACTCTAGATTTTCAGATTTTGGAACTTCATTTTATAAGGACGGAATTGTATTTGCATCATCTAGAGGTGATGGAAGATTATATAAATGGAATGAACAACCATTTTTAGATTTATTTTATGCAGCTAATGATACTTTAGAACCTAAAAGGTTTTCAGAAAAAATAAATACAAAATTTCATGAATCTTCTACCACTTTTACAAACGATGGTAAAACAATTTATTTTACTCGTAATAATTATATTAATGGAAAAAAAAGAAAGAGTAGTGATAAGGTTGTTGGTTTAAAAATTTATAAAGCAACACTTAATGATAAAGGAGAATGGACAAATGTTGAATCTATGCCATTTAATAATGATGAGTATAATGTTGCTCATCCAGCATTAAGTTTAGATAATAAAAAGCTTTATTTCGCTTCAGACATGCCCGGAACAAAAGGAAAATCAGATTTATTTGTTGTAGACATCTTAGAAAATGGAGAATATGGAGAACCAAAAAATCTTGGAGAAGAAATAAATACAGAAGGAAGAGAGAATTTTCCATACATAAGTAATAATGGAACACTGTATTTCTCTTCAGATGGGCATCCTGGTTTAGGAGGCTTAGATGTTTTTTATGCAAATCTTGAAGGAAATAGAAAAACAGTAGCAAATTTAGGAAAACCAATAAATAGCTCTCGTGACGATTTTGAATTTATTATTGACGAGTTTACAAACCTTGGATACCTTACTTCAAACAGATACAATGGAAAAGGTGATGATGATATTTATAAATTCCAAAGACAAGTTTGTAATCAATTAATAGCAGGAACAGTTGTAGATAAAAATACAAATCAGGTAATCCCAGACGCCACAGTAATAGTTTATAACTCTGAGAATAAAGAAGTATATCGTTTTAACTCAGATCAAAACGGAGCATTTAGTTATAATTCAGATTGTAAAAAAGGAACTTACAAAGCAGTAGCAAGTAAAGAAGGATATGAACCAGAAGAATTAAAATATTCAATAGACCCAGAAATTAAGTTAGATTTAGCTTTAAAATTAAACCTAACACCAGAAAAACGAGCGGCAGAAGTTGGTACAGACTTATTTGTTTTACTAGATTTAAATCCTATTTACTTCGATTTCGATAAATCATATATTCGTCCTGACGCTCAAGTTGAACTTCAAAAAGTTATAAATTACTTAAATGAATATCCATCTGTAAGTATAGATGTACAATCGCATACAGATTCTAGAGGTCGTGATGCCTACAATAAATCATTATCTCAAAGAAGAAATACATCAACTAAAAATTGGATAATAGAAAAAGGAAAAATCTCTAAAAGCAGAATTTCAGGTAGAGGTTATGGAGAAACACAATTAGTAAACCGTTGTTCTAACGGTGTTAAATGTAGTGAAGAGGAGCACCAACAAAACAGGAGAAGTATGTTTATAGTTACTAAAAACTAA